The Paenibacillus sp. FSL W8-0426 region CACATATTCCGGAGCCATGCCTGGACCATGGTCCTCAACGATGACCATGAGATTCTCAGCCTGCACCTCAGACCACACCCTGATCAGACATGGCCCGACTTGGGGCTCCAACCCGTATTGAATCGCATTTTCAATCAGCGGCTGCAGTGTCATCTTGGGAATGGAGCACCCGAGGTACGCAGCGGGTACGTCCAATCGGAAATCGAGCCGCTGCTGAAAACGATATTTCTGAATCGTGATGTAGTGATTGACGATTTCTAATTCTTCGGCCAGCGTGATGACGTTTTTTTTGAAGCTGATGGACGCGCGCAGCAGGTACCCCAGCGATAGCACCATGCGGGATATTTGCTCCTGCCGGTTTTTTTTGGCCAGCCAGTGCACCGAATCGAGCGCGTTGTACAAAAAGTGGGGGTTGATCTGGGCCTGCAGCGCCTTGAACTCGGTTTCCTTAATGACCAACCGGCTCGCATAATTTTCTTTAATCAGCGTATTGATGCGCGTGATCATTAGCCGATAGGTGCGCTGCAGCAGCCCCAGCTCATCCATCTGTTGGGACGCCGGCATGGAGATGCTGGCATCCATGCTTCCAAGGTCACCGTGCTGCACTTCCTTCATTTGCAAAGTCAACTGCCGGATCGGCTTGGTGAGGCTGCGTGCAAACGCCATACCCAGTCCCAGCATAAACACGATGGCAATCAGATACACGACGACGAGCGCGTTTTTCAGCCAGATGATGCTCTGGAACACGTCTTCGTAAGAAACCATGTTGTAATAGCTCCAGCCTGTATGTCCCGATTTCTTCTGGGCCAGGAACACAGCCTTTCCGTTCAAATTTTTGATCTCATATCCACCGCTTCCGGGAAGCGGTTTCAAACCGGAGGATACTGACTCTGGAAGCTTGCGGTAGGGGTACACGACTTCGTCTCCCGCCTTCAGTACGATGTCGCTGTCCTCGCTGTCGATCCCGGCATAGTCCTCGACGAGCCGTTCGATATGGATACGCAGAAACAGAATACCGACCGGCTCCAGCGTCATGGGTTCATAAGCCCGAACTTGGCGTACCAGGACCAGCATCGGATCGTCGTCATCGGGGTACAACCAGCGCACCGCGCCATCTGCCCGTTCGGCGGCCTGAATCATTCGATCGTATTTTTCCTGCGGCACGGTCAGCGTCTCGCCATATTTGTTCACCATGCCTTGCGCATCAATCAGATGAACGGACTGCACGTATCGTGCAGTCCCGCTAATGTGCTCCCAGAGCCGATCCGTCATCTTCTTGCGTTCGATGAAGCTTGAGTAATCCGTCTCGTCCTGCAGCAGTGATTTGAGCGCCTTCTGAATGACGTTATCCGAAATGATATCGAGGGACAGTGCCTCCAGTTTTTTAAGCTCCACATCCACCGTGGAGGATGAAAGGTTCAGCAGCCTCGATGATTTGTCATACAGCTGTCGGTCGTAAACGGAGTACGTGTAATACAGGGAAGTGAACGCCAGCGTGATGACCAGGGCCATCATGAGCATAATCATGAGAAACATTTTCATTTTGATGCTTAATCTGCGGTAGGCTGTCATGGCAAGTGCGCTCCTTTGCACCACGTGTTAACACTACTTATATCACATGGAGGGGAGACTTTCTGTCGAATTGGGACAAGATCGGCCAAAGTATGACCATGAATGCATATTGCCCATCCGATGAAGCCGTTTCCCGCATATCGCCTGCGATCGCCATCTAATATGCAAGACAGTTATTTGGCTTGATAACGGTCGTAAGCAGCCTGATGCACCTCGATGGCCCGATCGATGCCCATGCTTTTGATCGTTTCCACCATGGCGTCGAATTCGGTGATCGGTTTCTGCCCACTGATGATGGCCGTCATCGTTTCATTCAAATACGTGTTGACCTGGCTCATGATGGATGTGCTTGTGCTCGCTTCTTCCGTCGACAGGCGAATCGGGGGCAGCGTGAGTGCCGAGCTGGATTTCATCCATGCCTCGTTGGCGGCTCGCTGTCCATCATCGAAGAGCAAAGCGTCCAAATAACGGCTGTCCTGGTTGATCGGGCCGTCCATGATGGACAACGCATAAGCAGCCAATGCCTGGTCATACGTCAGCCCTTGGGGATTGTTCGTAATGGTTTCGGTGAATTTCACACCGTCTCCATCCTTTACGTAACTCTCATTCTCGATTCCGAAGTTGAACAGATCGCTGCCTTCCTCACTGTAATTGTAATCCATCCACTGCACGATATATTTCAATTTGTCCTCATCGGCAGAGGAAGTGATGGCTTCGCCGTAACTCAACACTTTGGTTTCCATATTAAAAGCGGCATAAGGCGTTCCGTCAGGCGATATCGGCGAAGTTACGCCGGTTACATTGAAATCCGGATTGGTATCCCGCATCAGGTTGAAATATTTGCCCATGCCGCTGAACACGCCGCCTTGATAGGCTCCTGCCAGATTGTTGGTAACTTTGTAGTCAAATGCTTTGCCGTCATTGGTCATGATTTCGGGGTCGACCAGCCCTTCCTTGTACCACTGAGCCATCGTTTCCAGGAAATCACGGTATCCGGGCTGGATCGGTCCGAATTCAACCTTGTCGCCATTCATTTGAAAACCGCCGATCACGCCGAAGCCTGGAGCGAAATCGTGCAGCTTCGTCAGGTTGCCGGGACCCCAGTTGCCGGTGAACGGGAGTTCATCCGCCTTACCGTTGCCGTTCGGGTCCTGCTCCTTGAACGCTTTGAGCACCGTATGCCACTCGTCGATGGTTGTAGGCGCTTTCAGATTCAGCTTATCCAACCAATCCTGACGAATGATCAGACCGGAGGTGGCATTCAGCTTGAGCGCGTCCAGCTTGAGCAGCGGGAACATGTAAATCGTTCCGTCGTCGAGCGCAATCTGTTTCTTGACGTCCGGGTCGGATTCGATAATCCGCTTCAGGTTTGGAGCGTACTGGTCGATCAGTTCGTTCAGTCGAATGATACGCCCGTCTTTGATCATCTTTTCCGGCCCGCCCACGGCATCGGCCCAGTTGTAATAGATGACGTCAGGCAGCTCCTTGGTCGAGATCAGCAAATTGAATTGGTCGCGCTGCTGTCCGAGCGGCGGATGCGTGAAATTGACCTTGATGCCGGTCAGCTCCTCCTTCTTTTTGTAAGCCGCAATTTCGCCGAAATTACCGAGGGAAGCCGTCAGCTTGGCATCATTTGCCCGCCAGTAATCAATGGTGAACGGCTCGCTTGTAATCGGCAGCGGAATTTCGGTCAGTGCCTCGGCCTTAGGCTCCGTGCTCTCCGCAGGCTTGGCTGCTTCCTCTTCCGCACCTCCCGAACAGCCTGCCAGCAGTGTCATCGTCAGCAGGGAAGACAGCAGGATGGACCCCATTCTTTTTTTCACGTTGTTCGCCTCCAATTAAGTCATTTTATAAATATCGGAAGCCGTGCATCATGCGCAGTCAGCTTCCTGATATTGCAACGAAAATATCATTTATTGTTTCACGGCACCGATCAGGGCGCCTTGGACAAAGTAACGCTGGATGAACGGATACACCAGCATGATCGGCAGCGTCGAGATGATAATCGTGGCATACTTGATGTTTTCCCCGATGGCAAAGCCCGTATCGGCTCCCGCCCCCATGGCCTCCGTGCTGCTGCTGATCAAGATATCCCTCATAATAATTTGGATCGGATACAAGTCCTGGCTGCGCAGATATAACATCGGGCCGACATAATCGTTCCAATGATCGACCGCGTAATACAGCATCATGACGGCCAGAATCGGCTTCGACAGCGGCAGCACGATGCGGAACAGGATCCGGAAGTCATTCGCCCCGTCCAGCTTCGCCGATTCGATCAGGCTGATGGGAATGCCTTCAAAATTGGTTTTCATGATAAGGAAATAAAACGTGCTGATGGCACCTGGAATGATCATCGCCAGACGTGTATCGACCAGCCCCAGGTTTTGAATGAGCAGGAAGGTCGGAATCATGCCCCCGCCGAAAAACATCGTGAACGTGATCATGCGCATCAGCATTTTTCTGCCCATCAGATCGCTGCGCGACAGCCCGTACGCCGCGAGCGAAGTCATCAACAGGTTAATGGCCGTACCGACGACCACATAGAACAGCGTGTTCATGTACCCGGTGTAAATGCGCGTATCCTTAAACACGGACTTGTATGCCTCGAGCTGGAAACCCTCGGGCAGCAGCATCAGAGACCTGGAGCGCAGCATCTGGTCCGGGTCGCTGATCGAAGAATTAAACACATAGAGCATCGGGTAAAAGCAGATCACTATGATCATGAGCAGCACCAGTGCATTGATCGCATCAAAGACGCGTTCCCCTATAGACCGTTTCATCGCTTCACCTTCCGATCACCAGAGACTGGTTGAATTGAGCTTTCTGCTGATCGCATTGGCGATAATAAGCAGAGAGAAATTGATGACGCCGTTGAATAACCCGATGGCGGTGGAATAGGTATAGTTCCCCTCCAATATGCCTGACCGGTATACAAAAGTGGATATGACGTCCGATGTTTCATAGGTAGGGGCGGTCTGCATCAACAGGATTTTCTGGAAGTCGGAGTTCATGACCGCCCCCAGACGCAAAATCAGCATGATGACGATGGTCGGCAGAATGCCCGGCAGCGTAATGTGCAGCAGTTGTCTCCAGCGGCCCGCGCCATCCATTTTGGCAGCCTCATACAGCTGCGGATCAATGCCGCTAAGCGCGGCCAAAAAGATAATCGACGCCCAGCCTGCGCCCTGCCAGATGTTGGAGAGGATGTACATCGGCCGGAACATGTCTTTTTCCGCCAGGAACATGATCGGCTGCATGTCGAAAAATTCGCGAATGACGTTAAACAGTCCGCCGTCCAAAGATGAGAACGTTTTCAACATTCCGACCACGACGACGACGGAAATGAAGTGTGGCATGTAGCTGATCGTTTGCACGGTGCTTCTGAACCATTTTTTGCGCACTTCGTTCAGCAGCAGCGCCAGAATGATCGGAGCCGGGAACCCGAACACGATGCTGTAAAAGCTCAAAATGAGCGTATTCTTGATCAGCCGCCAGAAGTAATAGCTTTCAAAAAACATCGTGAAGTTGTCAAACCCGATCCATGTCCCGGACAAGATGCCCTTGACCGGACTGTAAGACTCTTGAAACGCCATCAGCAACCCGTAC contains the following coding sequences:
- a CDS encoding carbohydrate ABC transporter permease, whose protein sequence is MKRSIGERVFDAINALVLLMIIVICFYPMLYVFNSSISDPDQMLRSRSLMLLPEGFQLEAYKSVFKDTRIYTGYMNTLFYVVVGTAINLLMTSLAAYGLSRSDLMGRKMLMRMITFTMFFGGGMIPTFLLIQNLGLVDTRLAMIIPGAISTFYFLIMKTNFEGIPISLIESAKLDGANDFRILFRIVLPLSKPILAVMMLYYAVDHWNDYVGPMLYLRSQDLYPIQIIMRDILISSSTEAMGAGADTGFAIGENIKYATIIISTLPIMLVYPFIQRYFVQGALIGAVKQ
- a CDS encoding ABC transporter substrate-binding protein is translated as MKKRMGSILLSSLLTMTLLAGCSGGAEEEAAKPAESTEPKAEALTEIPLPITSEPFTIDYWRANDAKLTASLGNFGEIAAYKKKEELTGIKVNFTHPPLGQQRDQFNLLISTKELPDVIYYNWADAVGGPEKMIKDGRIIRLNELIDQYAPNLKRIIESDPDVKKQIALDDGTIYMFPLLKLDALKLNATSGLIIRQDWLDKLNLKAPTTIDEWHTVLKAFKEQDPNGNGKADELPFTGNWGPGNLTKLHDFAPGFGVIGGFQMNGDKVEFGPIQPGYRDFLETMAQWYKEGLVDPEIMTNDGKAFDYKVTNNLAGAYQGGVFSGMGKYFNLMRDTNPDFNVTGVTSPISPDGTPYAAFNMETKVLSYGEAITSSADEDKLKYIVQWMDYNYSEEGSDLFNFGIENESYVKDGDGVKFTETITNNPQGLTYDQALAAYALSIMDGPINQDSRYLDALLFDDGQRAANEAWMKSSSALTLPPIRLSTEEASTSTSIMSQVNTYLNETMTAIISGQKPITEFDAMVETIKSMGIDRAIEVHQAAYDRYQAK
- a CDS encoding ABC transporter permease subunit; the encoded protein is MPSGRLKPSGRWGVVKKELIRNRYVYMMLIPVVAYYLIFSYGPMYGLLMAFQESYSPVKGILSGTWIGFDNFTMFFESYYFWRLIKNTLILSFYSIVFGFPAPIILALLLNEVRKKWFRSTVQTISYMPHFISVVVVVGMLKTFSSLDGGLFNVIREFFDMQPIMFLAEKDMFRPMYILSNIWQGAGWASIIFLAALSGIDPQLYEAAKMDGAGRWRQLLHITLPGILPTIVIMLILRLGAVMNSDFQKILLMQTAPTYETSDVISTFVYRSGILEGNYTYSTAIGLFNGVINFSLLIIANAISRKLNSTSLW
- a CDS encoding sensor histidine kinase — its product is MTAYRRLSIKMKMFLMIMLMMALVITLAFTSLYYTYSVYDRQLYDKSSRLLNLSSSTVDVELKKLEALSLDIISDNVIQKALKSLLQDETDYSSFIERKKMTDRLWEHISGTARYVQSVHLIDAQGMVNKYGETLTVPQEKYDRMIQAAERADGAVRWLYPDDDDPMLVLVRQVRAYEPMTLEPVGILFLRIHIERLVEDYAGIDSEDSDIVLKAGDEVVYPYRKLPESVSSGLKPLPGSGGYEIKNLNGKAVFLAQKKSGHTGWSYYNMVSYEDVFQSIIWLKNALVVVYLIAIVFMLGLGMAFARSLTKPIRQLTLQMKEVQHGDLGSMDASISMPASQQMDELGLLQRTYRLMITRINTLIKENYASRLVIKETEFKALQAQINPHFLYNALDSVHWLAKKNRQEQISRMVLSLGYLLRASISFKKNVITLAEELEIVNHYITIQKYRFQQRLDFRLDVPAAYLGCSIPKMTLQPLIENAIQYGLEPQVGPCLIRVWSEVQAENLMVIVEDHGPGMAPEYVERVLRGEVETRGTGIGLLNIRERLRLSFGEEYDIALESRPGYGTRVTVMLPLPKEEELWEDGCE